From the Penaeus monodon isolate SGIC_2016 unplaced genomic scaffold, NSTDA_Pmon_1 PmonScaffold_13310, whole genome shotgun sequence genome, the window cacaccccacacacatatcacactacacatacaacacacacacatacacacacaacacatacacacacacacaccacccacacccaccacacacacacacaccaccaaatccacccactcacactcaaaacactccaaccccacacacccactcacactctcaaaacccccaaccccacacacccactcccGCCACAATGACAATGGTAACCTTGTGTATGGTGTTTTTTAGATCTTGTAGCAGCCTTAGAAGTGTTTGCCAAGAAGTGCATGGAAACCATGGAGAGAATACGCTCCAAGGAAAGCATACAGGACATTCCTCTCATAAAGGAGGAGTTTGAAAGGTTTGTGTATTATGCTTTTTCTCTACAAGGTCCTTTGTGCTTTTCCTCATTTCTTAAACCACCATATtgtaagtaaaattaataatatcatattatatacatatttaacaatGTGTTAACTTTCGTTTCAAAACATTATAGGTGTTGCACACTAGTGTCTCTTTGTGAGGATCAGAGTCCAAGAGAGGAGGACATGGCAGAGGTTGTACAGCGGGAGATGGAGGCAATGGACTTGGCCATTAGAGATGCTGTTGATAAGTTTACTCGACTCCTAGAGAACTCCAGAGCAAATGACACTGGAATGCAGCTTGAGGTGAATTTTGTAGCTTTACTGTTATGGTATGTTAGTGGTCtgcagaggaggtgggagaaggtcCTCAAGATTCACTGTTAAGGGGAAGGAAGACTTATAATCTTAATTCTGGCTATGTTATCGAGGATAATGTAAaaatttcagtttaaaaaaatatgatagaggATGAATAATGTCAAAgttcaagagatgtatttgatgtgTCTCAGTCATATCTTTACCAGAAATATGTTTCTATATTTCTAATAAAGATGTAATCATAACTTGTAGAATAAATTTTGTACTGTGAAGTTATTCatcttcattcataccttttttctacatttgtcacagtGAACTCTATTCTTGAAATTTCTGAGAGACAGGTAGTTTGGTAGTTGCTTTGAATGAAgtgaaatttatttgttttattctttattacccATAGCATCAGTTTCAGATTTGATTATTCTAAGTATCTGCAACCATATAACCTTGAAACTGAGACCATACCATGACATTCAAACatggtcattattttttatgttactttctcactcactttcatCACTTTTACtgtcatatattatacaaatccAAAAGCCTCCGTCTTACTTATGACTTTCGTGGCATTCATATCCATGGCCACCTGATTTAGGCTAGGTTAGGGTTGTGAGGAAAGGACCCATAGGAATGGcaatgaatgattaaaaaaaactaatgtgaATTATATTTAATAGTCTGATTCCAATAATGCTGAATTCCATATACTCTTCATCTTCCAAATAAAAGGTCATGATTATGTTTGGACTATAATCCTCCAGATTCATTTCAGGCTTTAGGTAGAACAGCTGCAAAAATCCGATTTGGATTAGGGAATAAGTGTACAGTTATATTTAAATTACCGTAGCCTCTTGGTAATTTGatgtaattatgg encodes:
- the LOC119569195 gene encoding uncharacterized protein LOC119569195, whose amino-acid sequence is LVAALEVFAKKCMETMERIRSKESIQDIPLIKEEFERCCTLVSLCEDQSPREEDMAEVVQREMEAMDLAIRDAVDKFTRLLENSRANDTGMQLEVNFVALLLWYVSGLQRRWEKVLKIHC